Proteins encoded within one genomic window of Choloepus didactylus isolate mChoDid1 chromosome 11 unlocalized genomic scaffold, mChoDid1.pri SUPER_11_unloc3, whole genome shotgun sequence:
- the LOC119524675 gene encoding olfactory receptor 2AJ1-like produces the protein MGYEKHTFSSDFIILGLFSASQTNLVLFYLTFFIYIMTITENTVLILLIHKDIRLHTPMYFLLSHLSFMDILHISNIVPKMIADFLSGRKTISFAGCGFQIFLSLTLLGGECLLLAAMSYDRYAAICHPLRYPILMNEHVSVLMAGGSWLVGTINSTVHTAHVLHLPFCGSRAIDHFFCEIPAMLKLSCIDTSHYEQGAYVSGIIFLLITFSMISASYVQVLLTVLQMKSSEAWKKSFSTCSFHMIVVIMYYGPFIFTYMRPKRYHTPGQDKFLAIFYTILTPTLNPLIYSLRNKDVFLAMKNMLKSNFLHKK, from the exons ATGGGATATGAGAAACACACTTTCAGCAGTGATTTCATCATCTTGGGACTATTCTCTGCTTCCCAAACAAATCTGGTCCTCTTTTACCTTacgttttttatatatattatgactATAACAGAAAATACAGTCTTGATCCTACTTATCCACAAAGACATACGTCTCCATACTCCTATGTATTTCCTGCTCAGCCATCTCTCTTTCATGGACATCTTACATATTTCCAACATTGTTCCCAAAATGATCGCTGACTTTCTGTCAGGCAGGAAAACGATCTCATTTGCTGgctgtggcttccaaatatttctgTCCCTCACCCTGCTGGGTGGTGAGTGCCTCCTCCTGGCAGCCATGTCCTATGACCGCTATGCAGCCATCTGTCACCCACTGCGCTATCCAATTCTCATGAACGAGCATGTCAGTGTTCTCATGGCCGGAGGGTCCTGGCTCGTTGGGACCATCAACTCCACAGTTCACACAGCTCATGTACTCCATCTCCCCTTCTGTGGTTCTAGAGCCATTGatcactttttctgtgaaataCCAGCCATGTTGAAGTTGTCCTGCATAGACACATCACACTATGAACAAGGAGCTTATGTAAGTGGTATCATCTTCCTGCTGATCACTTTCTCCAT gataTCAGCTTCTTATGTCCAAGTTCTCCTCACCGTCCTCCAAATGAAATCATCAGAGGCatggaaaaagtcattttctaCCTGTTCCTTCCACATGATTGTGGTCATAATGTACTATGGACCATTTATTTTCACATATATGAGACCTAAACGCTACCACACTCCAGGTCAGGATAAATTCTTGGCAATATTCTATACTATCCTCACACCCACACTCAACCCTCTAATCTACAGCCTTAGGAATAAAGATGTTTTCCTGGCAATGAAAAATATGCTTAAAAGTAACTTTCTACATAAAAAGTGA